A window of the Lysinibacillus irui genome harbors these coding sequences:
- a CDS encoding IDEAL domain-containing protein — MDKYYSYTDFLKAVGQSKKVDEAEKLLNEIYLDLFLNRIQRMHRQEQLMVLIDRALDEKDEHAFYQYAAELNSLQQTEE, encoded by the coding sequence TTGGATAAATATTATTCGTATACCGATTTTCTAAAAGCCGTTGGTCAGTCAAAAAAAGTTGATGAGGCAGAGAAATTATTAAACGAGATTTATTTAGATCTATTTTTAAATCGTATCCAGCGTATGCATCGTCAAGAGCAGCTCATGGTTCTGATTGATAGAGCACTCGATGAAAAGGATGAACACGCATTTTATCAATACGCAGCCGAACTAAATTCCTTGCAGCAAACAGAAGAATAA
- the uvrB gene encoding excinuclease ABC subunit UvrB — protein sequence MQTFDLQAPYQPSGDQPQAIAELVEGVKAGKRHQTLLGATGTGKTFTISNVIQQVKKPTLIMAHNKTLAGQLYSEFKEFFPNNAVEYFVSYYDYYQPEAYVPQTDTYIEKDSSINDEIDKLRHSATSALFERDDVIIIASVSCIYGLGSPEEYREMVVSIRTGMEIERNQLLRKLVDVQYERNDVSFTRGTFRVRGDVVEIFPASRDEHCIRVEFFGDEIDRIREVDALTGEILSDRDHVAIFPASHFVTREEKMRKAIENIEKELEERLALLRAEDKLLEAQRLEQRTRYDLEMMREMGFCSGIENYSRHLTLREAGATPYTLLDYFPDDFLLVVDESHVTLPQVRGMYNGDQARKGVLVEHGFRLPSALDNRPLRFEEYENRVHQAIYVSATPGPYELEHTPEMVEQIIRPTGLLDPVIDVRPIEGQIDNLIDEIQDRIARDERVLVTTLTKKMSEDLTAYLKEMGLKVEYLHSEIKTLERIEIIRELRKGTYDVLIGINLLREGLDIPEVSLVAILDADKEGFLRSERSLIQTIGRAARNANGHVIMYADNMTDSMKKAIDETKRRRALQMAYNEEHGITPQTIIKKIPDVIRATQVAEEEESYVTKATKGKKLTKAEKEQLLASLEVEMKEAAKALDFERAAELRDTIFELKVEG from the coding sequence GTGCAAACATTTGATTTACAAGCGCCATATCAGCCTAGTGGGGATCAGCCACAGGCAATTGCGGAATTAGTGGAGGGTGTGAAAGCAGGTAAGCGTCATCAGACATTGTTAGGAGCTACGGGAACAGGTAAAACGTTTACCATTTCGAATGTCATCCAGCAGGTTAAGAAACCAACACTTATTATGGCGCATAATAAAACACTAGCTGGTCAGCTATATAGTGAGTTTAAAGAATTCTTCCCAAATAACGCGGTTGAATATTTTGTCAGCTATTATGATTACTATCAACCAGAAGCCTATGTACCGCAGACAGATACCTATATAGAGAAAGATTCTAGCATTAACGATGAAATTGATAAGCTACGTCACTCTGCTACTTCTGCATTATTTGAGCGTGATGATGTCATCATTATTGCATCTGTGTCCTGTATTTATGGTTTGGGGTCTCCTGAAGAATATCGAGAAATGGTTGTATCGATTCGCACAGGCATGGAAATCGAACGGAACCAGCTACTGCGTAAACTTGTTGATGTTCAATACGAGCGCAATGATGTTAGTTTTACACGCGGAACATTTCGGGTACGTGGAGATGTAGTGGAGATTTTCCCTGCATCACGTGACGAGCATTGTATTCGTGTGGAGTTTTTTGGTGATGAAATTGATCGCATTCGTGAGGTAGATGCCTTAACGGGAGAAATTTTATCGGATCGAGATCATGTGGCTATCTTCCCTGCCTCCCACTTCGTAACACGTGAAGAAAAAATGCGAAAAGCCATTGAAAATATTGAAAAAGAATTAGAGGAACGTCTTGCGTTGTTGCGTGCAGAGGATAAGTTACTTGAGGCACAACGTCTAGAGCAACGTACTCGTTATGATTTAGAAATGATGCGTGAAATGGGCTTTTGCTCTGGGATAGAGAACTATTCACGTCATTTAACTTTGCGTGAAGCAGGTGCTACTCCGTATACACTGCTTGATTATTTCCCCGATGACTTTTTACTTGTAGTCGATGAAAGTCACGTTACACTTCCACAGGTTCGCGGAATGTACAATGGTGACCAAGCTCGTAAAGGGGTGCTCGTAGAACATGGCTTCCGCTTGCCATCTGCTCTTGATAACCGTCCATTGCGTTTTGAAGAATATGAAAATCGAGTGCATCAAGCCATTTATGTATCCGCAACACCTGGACCTTATGAGTTGGAGCACACTCCAGAAATGGTCGAGCAAATTATCCGTCCTACTGGATTATTAGATCCAGTAATTGATGTTCGTCCTATCGAAGGACAAATCGATAATTTGATCGATGAGATTCAAGATCGAATTGCGCGAGATGAGCGAGTTTTAGTGACAACGTTAACGAAGAAAATGTCTGAGGATTTAACCGCCTATTTGAAGGAAATGGGCTTAAAGGTTGAATACTTGCATTCTGAAATTAAGACACTAGAACGTATTGAGATTATCCGTGAGCTACGTAAAGGGACGTATGATGTCTTAATTGGTATTAATTTATTGCGTGAAGGACTTGATATTCCAGAGGTATCACTTGTAGCAATTTTAGATGCTGATAAAGAAGGATTTTTACGTTCAGAACGTTCATTGATTCAAACAATTGGTCGTGCTGCACGTAATGCGAATGGTCATGTCATCATGTACGCGGACAATATGACAGACTCAATGAAAAAGGCGATTGATGAAACGAAACGTCGTCGAGCATTGCAAATGGCTTATAACGAGGAGCATGGTATAACGCCTCAAACGATTATTAAGAAAATTCCTGATGTGATTCGTGCAACACAAGTAGCGGAAGAAGAAGAATCTTATGTTACGAAGGCTACAAAAGGCAAAAAGCTGACAAAGGCAGAAAAAGAGCAGCTGTTGGCTTCTTTAGAGGTAGAAATGAAAGAAGCAGCAAAAGCGCTTGATTTTGAACGTGCTGCTGAACTGCGAGATACAATATTTGAATTGAAGGTAGAAGGGTGA
- a CDS encoding competence protein ComK, translating into MTSNFVNGYLISFNTYMLQPIQHDTKIFTHVIDKHNELIVTRKPMHVLRKSCISLGTTYEAAKQSAKRFFGNQHKLPIVVAFDYGYPCIFLPTYSPNSIHNIWIGLHAIINITPSQSGCIVTLKNEKQIELPIQYASISKQFVNASMLYKYYMNERKQLNQDAPYHPPF; encoded by the coding sequence ATGACTAGCAATTTTGTAAATGGTTACTTAATTTCATTTAATACTTACATGCTACAACCTATTCAGCACGATACAAAAATTTTCACCCATGTGATTGACAAACATAATGAACTAATTGTTACACGCAAACCAATGCATGTGCTTCGCAAATCTTGCATCTCTTTAGGCACAACCTATGAAGCGGCAAAACAATCGGCTAAACGTTTCTTTGGCAATCAACATAAGCTACCAATCGTCGTGGCCTTTGATTATGGGTACCCCTGTATATTTCTACCAACCTATTCACCGAATTCCATTCACAATATATGGATTGGATTACATGCAATTATTAATATCACACCTAGTCAATCGGGGTGTATCGTTACATTAAAAAATGAGAAACAAATTGAGTTACCTATTCAGTATGCTTCTATTAGTAAACAGTTTGTGAACGCATCCATGCTCTATAAATACTACATGAATGAACGAAAACAACTTAACCAAGATGCACCCTATCATCCACCCTTTTAA